Genomic window (Oryza sativa Japonica Group chromosome 3, ASM3414082v1):
TTTATGGGAAGTTTCTTCTTGATGTGCTTGAGGAGGAGGGCATTAGTGTTGTTGGGATGCTTGATAACTCTGATTCTGGTGCATGCCGAAATGCCTATGAGACCCTTCTTTGCTGGGTTCTTGTAGACCCATTTCAGAGACATGGATTTTGCAGGTTAGAACTTCATGTTCTCATGCATGCCTTACTGCTCTTATTATTTTCATCATGAATATTGTCAACTTCAGCTTCAAATTCTCATGAGCTAATATTCTTGTTGTGCTTTGCATTGCAATTTTCATCTACGCCAGCCGAGCAGACTTTAGTGATGAGCCAGCTTTCAGTTGGATACGTAAACTCCCAGCTGAAACCAAGACAGCTATTCATCACTCCAAAATATTGTTCTGTAATGGCTATGCTTTTGATGAACTTTTCCCTGATGTGATCTCGTCCGCTATTGATTGCGCAATTGATGCGGGAACAGCAGTATTTTTTGATCCTGGTCCTCGAGGAAAATCTCTCTTACATGGTACCCTTGATGAACAGAGGGCACTTGAGCATTCTCTGAGGCTCAGTGATGTTCTGCTTTTAACATCAGACGAGGTTAGATGCCTTACAGTTTTATTTTTGCTTTGTGAGCTTCAATTGTAATTAGTAAAAGCCAAGCGAACCATAAATGGCATGTTTTTTTATAATGATATTTGAGCTGGCTGATCTTGACTTCACATCTGCAGCTTTGCCTTTTCTCCAAACTTAACAATTCAACCATAAACCATTTATGCCAAAATAAGATTAAAGGGTACAGCCTAACACTAATAtgcttttgtaaaaaaaacctGTTTGCTGAATCTGGCCTGTTTAGAGAACAGTGAACCCAATGTGGTGTATTTAGTGTTGTATTCTTGCTTCATTTCACTCATAAATCTGTTTATTGGTTTGACAGGCTGAGTCCCTGACGAACATCAGAAACCCAATCCAGGCAGGGCAAGAGTTGCTGAAGAGGGGGATTCGCACAAAGTGGGTTGTCATAAAAATGGGCTCAAAGGGATCAATCATGGTTACGAAGAGTGCTGTCTCCAGTGCACCTTCATTTAAGGTATGTTTATTCTGCTGATAAAGGATCTTTGTGTAATTACTGCATTTGTCAATATTCACTGTGCTGTACTTTCATTAGATTGACGTTGTGGACACCGTTGGATGTGGAGATAGCTTTACTGCTGCTATAGCTTTTGGGTTCCTCCACAACTTGCCAGCAGTTAGCACACTGACACTAGCAAATGCAGTGGGTGCTGCAACTGCCACTGGCTGTGGGGCAGGTCGGAATGTTGCTCACCTGGATAAAGTATTACAACTCTTGAGAGAATCCAATATCAATGAGGACGATACGCCGTGGAGCGAGTTGATTGAAGCAAGTTCATTCTGTTCTGAAGTTTCAGTGCTGTCTAAGACAGCAGTTAATAGTTTCAGTGACCGCCTTGTGCATGTTCCTACTTGCAATGTGGTTTCCAACCTCCTTTCTATGCTTGAGGCAGTGTCGGAGCGAAGCACAGTTCAGGCTTAATCCCATCTTGAATGGTATATGGGGGCCCTTTTTTGCCATTAAATCATTCATATAGATTCTTCTTTTGCCAGACCGTCACACTGATTTCATGTGACGAGTGATAGTTGGAGGCTGGCCACCAGGGAAAGCTATTTGTTGGAAAGATGTTTTGGAAGCTATTAGTAAATGTGCAGTAGTGGTCTCGCCTAGAAACATCGTATTTTACCCTAACTTTTGCACTATTTGTTGGAACATGGTGTCCCTTTAACTAACCAAGTTATCTTCGACTGATCATCTGTTTGCGCCAATGATATTTTGCCCCTTTCTGGAGCCATCTGTTCTGGTTCTTGAACCAAACTTGTTTTTGTTCTGAAGTATCAACGAGTTTATTATGATAACGGAAAATTTTGCCGATGTTGACTGTAGCCAAGACAACACTTTGCAAGGTTTACTTTCGTGTGTAGTTTTGAACCCTTGCTCGTTACTGCAAAATTGTGCTGATCAATGGCAAGTGTCTGTACACGTCCGAGTCTCCGAGCATCAGAGGTAACCTGTGACCAGCACTCCTGCAACCGCTAgactttaaaaattttcaagttcatcTAGGCTATAGCCTATAGATTGTCTCCAGAAGTGGTTGGATAAATTCAAGACGGTATGAACTTATCTGACATGAACAGTAGCTGGCTTACTAAGTGAATTCCTTCCTCATCTCGGCAGAAGCCGGAAACTATAATTACAGCGAAGAGCTTTACTCCTAAATCCTAATAACAACCGTTTCAATTTGTACAAGAAAGATCTCATCCAACAAGATCGGTGTGTATATAATCTGTGTTCTCCCATGTTATGTTCAGGGAGATCAGGTCACAAATGACCCTGTCAAATCTCCGAGCGAGATGCCACCATGAAGGCATCATGGTGCTGTAACAATCAGTGGCAGCAACTTCAGATCTGCAAAAGAGACCGAATCAGGATCTCTTGATTACAAAAGGTGATATAAGTGAACAAAGAACAAGGCCTAACATTTCATAACTAGCGTGATTCTATGCATACAAGGAAAAGTATTTCTCTAAAAGAAGGGGAAATATGAAGATTAAATAATACTAAGTCAATGAAGTTGATAGAGTAGCTAGCGCTGAAAATGCAGATTCAAAAGACACTTTAGTGTCCTTTTAGTTAACCATGCATTCTAAGGAATTTTGACGAAAGTAGAGGATCGTCAATAAAAACTCTGATGGCACAGTTCAAAGCAGATATttgcaatatactccctccatcccataaaaaaccaacctagtattCAATGAAATGTTTcctaacgaatctagacaggagTTTGTACCAGGAAAAACCTATTCAATAATAGGTTAGctttttgtgggacggagggagtataagagtAACCTATTGCATGTACATCATGGAAGCAATGTTCATATTAACTACTACTATGGTCTATTGTTACCTTCAGAGATTAATTATGAGATCATAAAACTGCCCTCTCTCTTTGCTCAGTCATGATTCTTCGCAACTCTCTCAAATGTGCAGTTATCTCTTGAACACATTGTACGCCATCATCACTACATTTTAGAGAGCTTAATATCTGTTTGAGAAACTTTTGATCTGTTTCAAGTGCCGTGAATCTAGTATTTAGAAGTGAAATCTCATGTTTAACGCTCGTCATAGAACTGATTCTGCCATCATCTAGGTGAGAACATGAGCCGGAATCAACACTTTGATTTTCATCAATTTGTTGAGAAGAAACCGGCTCACCGCTCCAGTGTTCCGGATGCAATACTGACATGTTCTGTAGACTATCATATGTGCCACCAAAATTATGCCTATCTGTGGAAGACATGCCCAGTGTTTCCTCCAATTTGCTCAAggatttcaaaatatttgcCTTTTCATCCTCAAAATCAAACATGGTATCCCTCATGAAATCTGAGCTATCCAAGACTCCAGATGCCATATCTCCATCAGTAAAATCAAACTTGCAACCAAATGGTTCATGAAGCCTCCGATAATTGTCAAGTTCAGCTTCCAGGTCAAGCATTTCTTTCTCCCTTTCTGTAAGCAAGTCATTTAGCCTTTCAATTGCTTCTTGGTCATGATCAGCCTGCTCTTCCATCATCCTGAGGTACTGAAGTGCCTCCATGTGCATTGAAGCCTTTTCTTCCTGCAATCTATTGATCATAGCCATTGCTTCACTCGCAGCCACCGCTGAAGCACTCCGCTCTGCCTCAAACTCCTTATAAAGGATACTCATTTTTTTCTTGCCAAGCTCAACCTTCTGCTTCAGGCCTTCGAGTGAGGTATCACCTTCATCTTCACTAGTAGCATGGACATCAAATGGTTCCATATTTGAGTAGTTAGTCTCAAGAAATTGTCTGCTCCCAGTGGCATCATATTGTTTATCATCAATCTGTGTGATTCTAGGACTAGCGGCCACCTCACTCCAAGGACCATCAAAGCCTCGCGCAGAAGACATCTGGGACAGGAATGTCTTGACTTCTTGGTTAGTTCTTGAACTGTTATCCTTAGCAGAGATTATTTCAGACCATCGAGGAGATTGAAGGTTGCTTCTACGACGAGAAGCACTCTTCATACTGTTTTTGCGGTTGATACAGGCATCTAAAACTGAACTCATTCCTGCATTTGCAGAAGCAACAAAACCCTTAGCAACTTCCTCGTCAGGGCTTCCTGAAATACCCGCTGAATCGTCAACTTCCTCAATACCAACCAGAAAAGCTACAGAACAAATTTGACATACTCAGATAAATTCAAATTATATAAGGATTGCAGCATTTTGGATAAAGATACATACTTTTCTCTTTCGGAAGCTCTGCGCAAACTTGTTCAGGCACAATCTTCGGTTGCACGTCATGATTGTTTCCACTTACATTGACATTGCTCAAGCTAATTTCCCTTGAACCTTGCGCAATATGCTCTGAAGATTTCGCTGCACTAACAAGGTTGGTGCCAGTGGCCACATTGTCAGTTTTTGCTGCAGTACTCACTGGCACAGGAGCGGTATTCATCGGCTCTGCAAGAACAACATTCTCAGAAGGATGCATGGACAAGCTGTTGGTGTCACTGATCATAGGTTGTAGTTGCGAATCATGAAATAAGAAGTCTCTGCTTCTCTGCGTAGCTTTGTGAATCATTGAATtaccatcttcatcttcatcatcatccgaGATGCGGTTCTCAGACTCTGAATCATGGCGGACATTCAGCTTACTGTAGCCTCCATAAGACAAGTCCTCAGAACCTTCATCTGAAGAATGCCCTACACTAGTCATGTCTATGCTTCTCTCCTTCACTGTGCTCACATCATCTGGAACTATGCCATTTGCAAGCTCAGGTAGCTTGTGTGTATGCCGTGTCTTCTTAAACGTCTCTGAACAACAAGAGCATAAATGTGTATGCCTGGACCTCGGTTGAGAATTCACCTTGTCCTTATTTCTCATGCTCTTCAGTTTATTGGGCTTACCATCCAAACCAGCACATGAAAGTAGGCACCTTTCACACAGATCATCAGAGTGTGCGAGCTTGTTGTGACTCTGGCAATACTCCAATTGCGAGATTTCCAACTTGTGTGCAGCACAGATCAGATCTTCAGAGAACCAGGTGTTTCCATGCAGGAGGCGATCCAACCTTGAGCACAGGATGCACGGTGGTCGTAGGCTCCAGATGCGTGCAAACCTTGTGGCCGTGAATGACACCACGGCGGTCACAAAGAGCATTATGATCAGGCTGCATTCGCTGAAGGCATGGCACAGCACAGGCCAGAATTGCCGTGCAAAGTCCGGCGACCTTGCACGAGCCTTCGCTGCCATCGAAGATCAATGCACCGCTGATTTGCATGTAGGttgattaaaaatcaaatcctTTCCACAAAATTCCTATTAATGTGGCACAAAGATAATCAGATCAAACCACATTGTTGAGGAGGAAGCGCTTGTAAAATCATGGTCACCCATACCAACGTGTGGTTCCAGAAGATGAGGCCTTTCACCTAGAAAAGTTCACAATGCTACAATGCAGCAGTACCTTCAGCTGCGCTAAGCCAAGAACGGGACATTTTTTCTTCATATGCCAATGATCATACGGATAGATCGCAATAACCTAATCTTTTTACCAATTGGAGCAAGGATCCAATCTTCCCTGCAAATAATTGCACAGATGAACATGCAGGGTGTCATGTACAAACAAAATTGTTCAGAATAAAAGAGTATATCTGGAACGTACCAATGCAGCAGATCTTCAACCAAGAAGCTGCGATTCCCATAATCACCAAATCTGGAGCATATTGGAGAGGAACAGAACAAATCCGTGTAGTAAAGATCAACCAAAAGGCccagaaatgaaaaaaaaaaatccccaaatgaaatttggaaaaaaaatggttcTTGGTTGCACAGGAGGCAAAACGATTCTCCCCTCACACTGTACGattggagaggagagagaagaggggaacaGATGTCCTCCATCTCTTCCCAAAACACAATCCTTTGCATGTGATGTGAGGCTGAGAGATTTAAGCATAGCCTCACGTTATGGTAAAGAAAACCATCAAAGCTGATAAGGAGCCAGAAGAACTGAACTACTGAAGAAATAATGActggttcattttattttcaaataattccCTGAAAATTTGAGGCAATGAACCAAAGACACTAAAGTTTGATAATCAGATTCTGCAATTCTGAAAATGTAAGAGCTACAGGTGCTAttattttagaaaagaaaatccttaaataatagaaCTAGTAATCAGGCATGGAGACCAGTGTTCCAGGACCTCCACCTTGTGTGGTCCGGTTAGTTGCAAACCAATCAGCTTATTCTTCGCAGACATAGGTATGCGACAGATCACCGTGCCCATAAGGAATATAGCATATGTAACATGTTCCTCTCTACAATCTTCCAATAGAAATTCCTACCCTACATCAATCAAGAAACTCTCCCATGAGCCTCTGTCATAAAAAGAGCCAGCCAAACTGCCAGAACCTGGCATTACTATTCCATGATTCACACGGCCATCTTTGACCTTCATGATGAGCTAAGAGAAAAAAGGATTAGTAGTTCAGTACGGGTTACACCTGCACAATCCCAATTAACTATTGGATTCAGTCACCTGGGTCTTTTTTCACAATCTCCCCATCAAATCCATTTGCTCAAGCTAGATCTCTTTCACATCCCCACATAAAAAGTTCTCTTTGTTGTTGCAGAGCTGCAGGTTGCCCGGGGTGGACAGTTTCTTAAGTGCTAAGATTGGAATCAAAACAACTTGGCTATGCAACACGGTACATGCAAAGCAAAAGAAATCCTTTGCTTGCGAATAAAATCATGTACTACGCATGCAAATGTCACAGCAACAGCTGTGCGTTGTGAATTAATTTCAACAGCTTAGCTTATATATTCATGTATGCATTGCATCCACTTGGTTAATCATAATACTCATATAGCTTGCTGAATGCTGATCTCTTGTCTGAGATGATCCTGTGAATCTAGATGACTAATTCAGTGGCTGCCCTTAGCTGCTAGCAAGTGGTCATGAGCTCATGATTTGCTGACGTGTTCATGTTGGAATAGATGGCTATGTCACGTCTTGCAAGTTTGACTTGGATTACATAGCATTGTCAGACTGAGTGCACTAGCCAGTGGTTAAGACTAAGTAGCCAGTACAGTTTAGGTTGGATGAACCGTTGTTCATCCAAGCTGTAAATGTGAAAGCAACAAGGTGCCAAAAGAAGCATGTGGACTTGTATGACATAAAGCTGCTCAAAGCAGAGTCATCTGCCGTGAGCTAACAAGCTGCCCCTCCATATATATACAAGCTCCTAGCTTATACATGAaaatctctctatatatatctcTCTGTCTCCCTCTCATTCATTCATTTTTATGGCAGTTGAG
Coding sequences:
- the LOC4331726 gene encoding probable fructokinase-4: MALQTLNPRHVLPLPLPRRRAPRPRVLHRPPPPRRRLEGAARPRAVAVAVNEARRRWPPAEGGGEEGKETDLATLGNLCVDVVLSVPQLPPAPREEREAYMERLAASPPDQKFWEAGGNCNLAFAAARLGLRCSTLGHVGEEIYGKFLLDVLEEEGISVVGMLDNSDSGACRNAYETLLCWVLVDPFQRHGFCSRADFSDEPAFSWIRKLPAETKTAIHHSKILFCNGYAFDELFPDVISSAIDCAIDAGTAVFFDPGPRGKSLLHGTLDEQRALEHSLRLSDVLLLTSDEAESLTNIRNPIQAGQELLKRGIRTKWVVIKMGSKGSIMVTKSAVSSAPSFKIDVVDTVGCGDSFTAAIAFGFLHNLPAVSTLTLANAVGAATATGCGAGRNVAHLDKVLQLLRESNINEDDTPWSELIEASSFCSEVSVLSKTAVNSFSDRLVHVPTCNVVSNLLSMLEAVSERSTVQA
- the LOC112936089 gene encoding probable myosin-binding protein 4, which produces MAAKARARSPDFARQFWPVLCHAFSECSLIIMLFVTAVVSFTATRFARIWSLRPPCILCSRLDRLLHGNTWFSEDLICAAHKLEISQLEYCQSHNKLAHSDDLCERCLLSCAGLDGKPNKLKSMRNKDKVNSQPRSRHTHLCSCCSETFKKTRHTHKLPELANGIVPDDVSTVKERSIDMTSVGHSSDEGSEDLSYGGYSKLNVRHDSESENRISDDDEDEDGNSMIHKATQRSRDFLFHDSQLQPMISDTNSLSMHPSENVVLAEPMNTAPVPVSTAAKTDNVATGTNLVSAAKSSEHIAQGSREISLSNVNVSGNNHDVQPKIVPEQVCAELPKEKTFLVGIEEVDDSAGISGSPDEEVAKGFVASANAGMSSVLDACINRKNSMKSASRRRSNLQSPRWSEIISAKDNSSRTNQEVKTFLSQMSSARGFDGPWSEVAASPRITQIDDKQYDATGSRQFLETNYSNMEPFDVHATSEDEGDTSLEGLKQKVELGKKKMSILYKEFEAERSASAVAASEAMAMINRLQEEKASMHMEALQYLRMMEEQADHDQEAIERLNDLLTEREKEMLDLEAELDNYRRLHEPFGCKFDFTDGDMASGVLDSSDFMRDTMFDFEDEKANILKSLSKLEETLGMSSTDRHNFGGTYDSLQNMSVLHPEHWSGEPVSSQQIDENQSVDSGSCSHLDDGRISSMTSVKHEISLLNTRFTALETDQKFLKQILSSLKCSDDGVQCVQEITAHLRELRRIMTEQRERAVL